The following is a genomic window from Desulfofarcimen acetoxidans DSM 771.
TTCCAGCCCCTCCCCATAAGAACTGCTCATGAGCTTTTCCCTCAAGCATTTACCCCCCCCGTAATTGGAATTATTTTACTAGGGACAGACCTCGGTAAGAATTTGGAGAGAATGTTTTTTCTCTTTCCAAATTCTTACGAGCAAAGTTCAAGTATTTGTAAAAGCTAAAATATACACTTATACAAAAAAAATAATGCAGAAACCCCACCAAGAATAATAAGAATTAAAATCTTTTCTCTTTTAGGAATTGGAGTAATTGCAAAGTACAGATCAGCGGAAACTAAAATAATCGCTATTGTTATAGCAAGTGTTTTTGTCAAAGTTCTCCCCCCATACTTAAACGTACCATTTTCATGAATGTTTCTGCTCGTTTTTTACTTACAGTCCATATTTTATCTTGCCTTCAACAGACATTAATTTATCTGCTCCCATTTCAAGTATCTTCGCTGGAAAGGTAAATTTCTTCAGCACTATCAGTAACGCTTTGCCTTCCTACCCAATCGCCGAATACTTTGTAAATTCGAGAAAATATATACTAATCCACAGCTGTATACGGCTCCGGATTGTATTAAGCTGTTTTACAATTTATCATCGTATTTCCATGGTTGTTTTTAAGTATATACGAGTCCATATACCTGCCGTCTTTTACCAACATTGTATTGGTCTTCGGATCCCTACGGTCATATTCTGTGGAATTATTTTACTAAGGACAGGCTCCGGTAAGAATTTGGAGAGAATGTTTTTTCTCTTTCCAAATTTTTTCGAGCATTGACATGTTAATTAGGAATCGTTCTACTAGTTAAAGCTATTAGAATCACCACAGCTAATAATATTAATGTTAATTCTAGCCATATTGTTGAATCCCCACTTAACTTTCTTTTTATTATTATTAAATCATTTTTATAATTAAGATTATTAATTAATGCTACCGTTATTATCAGCGTTGGCAGAGGGAAATAATTGCCTAGTAAAAACTGTTCTAACTCATTTTTGAAAAGAGGAACATTAAAATATCCTAATATTATAGAAATAATTCCTACAAATATTCCTTTGAATGCTTTTGTATGGAGAATATATTTTTTGATAATATCTATTTTCTCATTTGAGTTTTTTAGCTTGTTAGGCAATGAATCACATACTCTTCTAAAGCTTTTTTCGTTAACATAATTTTTTGAAAGATAGTATATTGTTCTAATAAATAATATTAAGCCAGTGGTTATTAGAACTACGCGCGGTGTTAAATAAAAAATAACTACTGTATAAGACAATAAAATAATTACATCCCTTAAAAAAATTAAATTAATAACCATTGTCCCCTCCCTCAACTATACAATCTAAACAGTGAAATAACTTATTACCAACCGGTGTCACAGTTATTGATTGCCACAACAAGCCATAGGCTGATGCTTGAATTAAAGATAATTCATTTTCTAATATTTGAACAACTATGTACCAAATAATCGGAAAAAAGATGGAGCTCACACGTAATATATAAAAGCGGGTGGAGCTCCCATTGAATCCAATAATTGTGTTATTAGGAGCAAACTGGTACATCGCAATCACTGAAAATATCCCGGCTAATTGCAACCAAATGCCATTACTCATCGTCCATAATGAAAAATATTTAGCCATGAAACTAAATATAAATGTTATATCATACTAACGGAATAGCATCGCCAATACGTCTTGCTATGTTAGCAAGAAAGCTATCGCTTCGGGAAAGATGCCTAATATCCAAGAGCCAAGGAGCAAGCTAAGAATTTTAACTAATGAACATATAATATACTCCAGTCCATAGACTAAAACATTTTTCTTCTCTAACAACAAGGCTTTGAGGAATAGAAATGAGTATCAATGTTATGATTAATTCATTTATTGACATAAAATACTGGTTCGCCTCCTCCATTCCTGCATAATTTCCCAAAAGGATAGTTTTGAACCCTAAAAGGATAGGTAGTTGAATAGCTACGATATCCTGTACTGATAACTGTACTTTTATTCTACGGTTTTCCGCAGTCTAAATTATTAGACAATAACTACTTTCCTGATGTTTTCAGTATCATTATAATTTAAACTTTGCTGTTTTTTGTTGATTAACCCGTAAATTGTAAAAGTGCTACCAGTAAGGTAGTAGTTTAACATATAGTTCTTTATTTTCGCTATGTATCCCAGATTTCGCATTTAGAGATTTTTAAATTAGAAATTGCTACCAAACGTTATTTTTTTAAATTATCATTAAACCATTTCTCAATATAATACGAAAAATTTATTGACGAATTAATGATCTCTATTAACTCAAGTGGATGGGGTAAATTAAACAGATTAACCAATACATCAATGCTATTAGGAATATTCGTCCCATTCCAATGACGTACACCAATAGGTTGCAACCTTTGCTCTGATATAGTTAGGTCACCAAGTTCTTTCTGTAATTTTTGGGTAGACATTTTTTTGTAATTTCTAGCCAATAACCAGGCGGCTAAATTAATCACGAGCATAGCCAATACTTTTAAAAAGCAATAGGCATCAACCCTTTCCGGATTACGAAGGAAAACCTGTTGTAAATCAAGGGAACCCTTCAAAAATCTAAAACTGATTTCAATATCGTTCCTACTCCGGTAGCGGGTGAGAAGTTCGTTAGCATCAACTTTCTCTTTATCGTGGTTGGTTAAAAGCACAAAAATACCGTCAGTTTTCTCTAGTTCAGGAATTATTGCTTCATCTTTTGACCAGGACATAACAAGAGCATCGTGCTGATTTAGCCCAATTTCTACATTGAACAGCCTACGCATTTCAGGTTGCCCTTTGAAAATATTATCTACCGCCTTTTCACAGGCTTCCTTGGTAATTAAGTTGCGTTTGTTGAGCTTGCTATTGAGTTCTACTAAGGCATCTTCAGTGCTGGTTATACGTTTTTGACGACGTTCTTCTTCCTTAGGTTTTTTATTCAAATCACAATAAATAATTGCCCTAATAGTATGGATTACAAATTTTCGCTCACCTTTTTTACGACGCTTTTTATCCTTTTTATCTTTTGAGAGAGGATCGATTTCTACTTTAAATGTATATTCTGTCTCAAATGCCACGTAGTGTTTGGTTAGATTTCTTTCTATTTCTTTTTTTGAGCGATATTCAATAGAAACAAAATCATCTTTCTCAGTGTTATCTAATTGCTCTAAAACCCAATTTTTCGATAGTTCGTCCTTAAGTGGGCCAATAAATAACGCCTTTTTGTTGCTATTGGTGAGCATCAAATGCATGTTATCTTGGGTCAGAATACCACGATCAATAATCATCTCAAATTCTTGGCCGTCGGTAATTTCCTTGACCTTCTCAAATGAACGCTCAAAAGTATTGCCACCTTGAACATTACCGGGGTCAATTGTGGATGTTACCGGCAAAGATGCACCAGCGGATATAGTAAGATTGAGGATTAATTGTTTTAAACCCGGCATGCCCCCGTATCCATATTGAACCTTATCGTTATTTTCCATATCACCATAGACCGGAACGGAAGATGTATCGTTGTAAAAAGTGTTAAGTGGAATATCAAATCTCTTGGATGCCGATAAAACAACATCTTGCAATACATTAGCCATATATTTTGCATTTGAGTTTAAAGTATCAAGGGCTCTGCCCATTTTGTCATCATTAAATTTTTTGGCCGGTATACCGAGTATTGTTTCAACTTGCCAATTTTCACAAGCTTCTTCAAATTTATATAAACGGGTAAGGTCTTTATTTCTGCCAAGCATATCGCCTATCATTATTTCACATGCTAGACCAGTGCTTACCCGACAATTAGAACCATTGGATCTTTCTTCACGTAAATGTTCATAAGTAACATATTCTTCATCAATAAAATCGTCAATTATTTTACCGATGCCAAGGCTTCTAGCTAAAAAAACACCGATGAGTACTGCACCTGAGGGATTTGCCTTCGGAACTTCTACTTTTAATTCGGGCATTATCTTCATCAACGCTTCAGGCGGTAATTTGGCCAGTTGTTCTAAAATAGGTTGTAAGTCCATAACGATCCCTCACTAATAGTTTTTTACTAGTAGTAAGGATTCGACACAAAAGGGGAATATCCTCCCATTTTATGGATCACTTATTTTTATGGTTGTAATTAACATTGCTTATGCACCATTATCTGGCAGTCTTAAATTTTATAATGCGGAAGTTGGGAATAATATTTATAACTATCAGAAGTACATTTAGAATATGTTGGATACAGAAAAATTTGTCAGTTATTAAGCCTATCCTAACTTCACAGCAAGGATAGGTCATAAACCGCTTCATTGTGGCGGTTTATGATTTTTTTCGCCTGTGTTAGTCGAGTCGATAGGTTTGAAAGAAACCTTATCAATTAACCAGCAGGAAGATAACACGTGCTAATGGAAATAATGGGGTCTTATATCTAACTTGTCAAAACTTATAAATATTTATTTAGTATGCAGGAAAATATTATATATATAGCGAAAATAACTTACAAATACTAAACTACTACTTAGAGTGGTAGTTTTTGTAATTTAATGAAATATCGACAAAAGGTAGTAAAATAAAAAGAAAAACGACATTGGAAAAACATTGAATTATTTAGAGACAGCTAAAAAACCATACTTTTCTGTTTAGTTCATAAATATAACATATTGGGAATTCTACTACATATATAGTTGTTGTCGGTCATAATACCGACTTTCATAAATATTCCTAATTAGCTAATTGTAAACATTTATTTTTTTATGTTTAATGCAATTCTATTGATAGTAAATAAAAAGTGCATTTTAGGTTCAAAAAAGGGCATGATGGGGATTTGAAGGAGGATATTGATGTTAAAGAGATAATACATTAAAGAAAAGAGGTACATATATGGATAAAATGCCGTTAATTAGCATAATATTTTACTCATTGCCGGAAGCCTACCTCATTTTTTCTTTCGGATTGATAGCTTTGGGGCAAAAAATTAACGTAATAAGAGTTATATTGGCAACCGTTTTTTTTGTTTTGTCCTCATACATTATAAGGATGTTGCCTTTCCCATTTGGAATGCATACTGCTATTGGTATAGCAATTATTTTTCTGTTCTTTATGATTATTTTAAGGTTAAAAGCAAAACATGCCCTGATAGCGACGTTGATAAGTTCTGGTACATTAATAGCCTTGGAGAATTCAATTTTATATCTATTCCAGATTGAGTTAAACCTTACCCCCAAACAAATCTGGCAAGACCCTTTGATGAGAACCTTAATTGGTTGGCCGCATTTATTAGTTTGGTCTTTAATAACTCTAATTATATATAAAAGAAAGATACATATAGTCCGTTGTAGAGGGAATTTGGAGTTGTGATTATGCAAATGACAGCCAAAAAAACCATGGAACAACTTGCAGTCTTATTATTAATTGAAACTTGTTTAGCCTTATTGGCGGCTAGGGTAATAAACTTCTATGAAAATCAAATGACCGCATCTGATGTGTTAATATCAATAATGGCTGTATTAAACTTCGGGATATGTCTTTTCATAGCTAAATGGATCTACAAAGTGGAAATTATACATGAGAAAGTAAGTACACAGAATGAATGTCTAAAATCAACGGAAGAAGCATTAAAGATAATGCGTAGTGAACGACATGACTTTATTAATCATCTACAGACCATTTATGGATTGATTGTTACCGGTGAACACAATGAGGCCGTTGGTTACATTAAGGATATCGGCGTTGATTGTAAATTCAACAGCCAAATTTTGAATATCCAAAACCCATACATTAGGATACTCCTGCAAAATAAGAAAAACCTCACAAGTGCTAAAAACATTACCTTTAAGTTAAAAGTTGAGAGTAATTTAATGTATCTCAATATCATCCCTACCGCTGTAACAACAGTATTTGGAAATCTTTTAGACAATGCCATAGATGCGGTAATGGAGTGTGGCACAGAGTACCGAAAAATAATAAGCTTTGAAATAAGTGAAACGAATACCGGCTATCATTTCTTAATACAAAATACCGGTCCGCCAATTAACGAAGAAATTGAACAGGATATATTTAAAGAGGGGTTTTCTACGAAAGGTACCGGGAGAGGTTACGGTCTGGTGCTGGTTAAGAAAACAGTTAATGAATACGACGGCAGGGTATTTTACGACCGGGAAGCAAAAGGTTTTTCCGTTATTCTTCCTAAGCGGGAGGATTAATTATGATTCATACTTGGTCGGTATGCTTGGCCCGGTATTTGGGCAGTGAGCTGAATCTGGATAAAAGTAGGGTGTCTATAATCTCATATGGTTTGGAAGTATTAATCGGTGGGTTTTTCAAATTAATAATTTATATTGTAGTACCCTTATTCCTGGGGGTTTTTAACCAGTTTGCAGCCGCTTTTCTCTGTTCCGCACTTCTAAGGCTGCCCTCGGGAGGCCCACACTGCTCAGCATATTATAAATGCCTGATTAATACTCTGGTCATTTATTTAACTATTGCTGTAACTGCCACGTATCTTTCTTTATCCCCCCTGCCGGTACAAGCAGTGCTGTGGTTTGGCCTGGGACTTGCATTTATGGTTTTCTATAAACTGGCGCCGGTAGATGTAAAAGAAAAACCCATCAAAAGTGAGAAGCGTAGAAGATGTTTAAAAATTATCTCCTGTATTATAGTTGTTGTATATTTCATTTTTTTTAGTTACTGGAGGTTTTCTCAAGATATAATGTGGGCCTGCAGTATGGCGGTTATATTTCACACATTCACACTGACCTGGTCCGGACAAAGATTTATTGGAAAATTGGACAAGTTGTTATAAAAATATCCAGGGAAAGGAGGGTTATTATGAAAAGATATATTCTTAGCATGATTGTTTGCCTGGCTAGTTTGACAGCATTTATCGGAATTCATCCCACCAGTTTATGCACCTTATATCAGCCGGAAGTTCCTGAAGAACTGCTGAAATAAATTGGTAATTATTAGTAAGGGGACAGTAACTTTCACAATCACTGTCCCCTTATTTTTCGGAGGGACATTCATGAGAGTAATTATTGCCGAAGACAATCCGGTAGAGATGAGATATTTAAAGAATCTGTTAAGCCGGGAAAGTGACATAGAAATAATCGGAGAGGTTTCAGATGGTTGGGAAGCCACGAAAATGATATCAAAACTGCAACCTGAAGTAGCCTTTCTGGATATATCTATGCCGGGAATTTCAGGGATGGACTTAGTGAGGAAATTTGACGGTAGAGTTATTATTGTCTTAGTAACAGCTCATCATGAATATGCACTGGATGCTTTCGAAGCCGGTTCCATGGATTACCTGCTAAAACCAGTTGAGCCGGAAAGAGTAAGCCTTACTATAAGGCGACTTAGGAAAATATTATCTCGCAAAACAAGATATTCGGGAAGAATAAATATCAATACTAAGGACTCAATAATTGCCGTTGAGATAGACAGTATTATTTTTATTGAAAAGGTTCCACTTGCAAAAAAGATAAAAATTCAAACAGTAAATAATGAATACATCGTGTCCGGAACATTAAACGAGTTTGAAGATAAACTGAAAAGCCTAGGTTTTATCAGAACTCATAAAAGTTTTATTATAAACCCAGATAAATTAGAGAAAATGATTCCCTGGGGTGATAAATCATATCTGGCCAAAATGCATGGTGTAAAGAAGGAAGCTCTTGTTAGCCGAAAATATGCGGGGATGGTTAAGTCAGCAATTAAATGGTAGGAGAAATAAAAGCGGAAATGTTGCCTTTTATTTTTGTCATACTAACTTTTTAATGTAAAAATTTATAATATTTAGCCATAACTTATGTCACAACATGTCCATAATTAGACCTAAAACGCCGATAGAATTAGTGTATAATTATTGGTAACAAGGGGGTACCGGTACTTGTAACGTGCGATTCCTATCGTGACGACTTAGCCCTTGGGTCTGACCGACACGTAACCAATTCGCAGCTCGATAACAAATACCTTGGAAACGGTCTTGTTCGACGAACGTTTCGAGCATTAAGATGGGATGTCCATACTTGCATATCCAGTTGTTGCTAATACGTTTGGCAATCCTGGCGAGCAAATGGCTTGCTAAATGAGGGACCTTGACCCAAGGCAGGATTAAAAACTCATGTTATTGGTGATAAAATGCAACCAGGCTTGCCGGGTTAGGGGGCCGATGGTACTTGAATAGTTACATGACGTTGAGATTATTGTAGCGGACGGAAAGTCAGACCTCTAATATTTGTATAGAGGTGGTACTTATTGAAGCATATTGAGTAGTTGAAGTAGTTTATATTGTTTAAAAAAAGGAGGGCGAATTGCTTTGAAAAAAAAGAAAATGTTTATCATCTTAGGGATAATGGTTCTGTTGTTGGCGGGAATTTCCAACTATAGTTTTGGAGGTAGTAAATATTCACCAAAAGAACACGAAGTCCAACAGCAAGTTATTGATACATTTGATTTGGCTAATGATTTAAAATCTAATGCTTTAAGACCTCAATTTATGAGGGATATTTACGATGATGAGATAGCAACAGAAAGTAAGGAAATACGAAGTAAAGTAGCTTTGGCTATTTTAAGTTTGCAGAAAGAAAAGGAGTTTTCAGAAGGAGATTTTAAACCAATGATTTTCCTTAACAAGGGAAATGACAAAGCATTAATTGCGGTTAAACATTCTGATAACACCATTATTCTTTACAAGTTTGATATATCAAAGGGAGATAAACCATTAAAACTTGATGAACAAGTTAAAGATGTAAAAGTTGATAGGGGGGATAAATAGGGATGAATAGAAAGAAATTTATAATTTTAAATATAACCTTAGTTATGCTTTTAAGTATAACCAGTGTTGCATATGCTCTGACATGTGGGGGCACTAGTTGGTTTAGTACAGGTGTTCTTACGGTAACAGTGTCTTCAAAAACTACTTGCGATGTATCCGCCGATTACATTGGTGCGGCTACTATCCTTTGGCGAGATGGAGAATGGGTGAATGATGCAGTAAGTGAAGGAAGTGGAAGGCAAATAACATCATCGTGTGGAGCTTCAAATAAAGCTGGGAGCCAACTTTGGGAAATATCGGGACTTCATGAAGTTAAACATAACGGGGAGACAGACACGGATGGTTCCTACGCATCTACGAATTATTAAGAAAACTTTTTTATTAAATTTAAATAATCTACATCATAATTAAAACTATAATAAATGTACCCCGGACAAAACACTCCGGGGTACATTTATATGCAACAGCAATTGACGACGGTCAAGCGGTGAAAAGAAAGGAGTCACAAATATGACTCCTTTCTTTCTGAAACTCACATTCCGACCCCTTGACTTACTGAGTTTAATAATGAAATCTATAATTCAATAATTATGGACAATAATAAATATCAATACAAATTATCAATATATTTACATCAATATCGATACCTAAATTAACTTTTAGACTATATAAATTGAAAGAATATGTATATAGCTACAAATCTATCCCAAGTAGATTAAGAATAGTCTCTACGCTTAAAACATCATGATCGCTATAACAGTTGCAGACATATCCTCCTGGATGAAAGTTATGATCCTGTGAAGCAAAAGCAGGAACTGTTTGAATATTACGTGGTGGCGGAGCCACCAAATCTTCAGAATTAGAGCCACCTAATCCGTAACATAGAGCCATTGAGTTGATGGTGGGAGCCACCCTTTGGATGGCTCCTTAATTGGGTCATATTATTCGGGTATCCGTCGCTTTCTCTGACGCATGGAAACATCCCCATCAATTATCATGGTATACGCTGATGGTATAATCCGATCCAGAATGGAGTCGGCCAGGGCGCTATCTCCCAGTCTTTCGTGCCAACCTTCAGGAATAAACTGATAACAGATGATAGTAAACGATTGTCCGCATCGGGACTCCATCAGTTCAAGCAAGTCCCTCTGTTCTGTATCAGATGCAGGAATCAGGAGAAATTCATCCAAAATCATCAGGGAATATTTCTGATACTGCTTCATGAGCTGCTGATATTTCCCCTGAACCCGTGCAGCTTCAAATTCGCTGAACAGTTCGGGGAGGCGGATGTATCTCGTTTTATAACCTGCGTGGCAGGCATTGACACCAAGTGTATTAGAAATATATGTTTTGCCACATCCAGTGGCTCCTATAAGGATGACATTCAGGCGCTGACGGATATATTCATTATCGGCCAGGCTTTCCAAAAGATCACGGTTCAGATGCCTGTCTGGGAGATACTCAATATTTCCAAGAAAAGCGGATGAATTTGTGAATTTAGCATTCTTAATCAGACACCTGATATTATTGTTATGTCTGGAATCGAATTCTGCATCTGCTAAAAGCGCCAGCCTTTCATGGAAAGATAATGACTGATATTCCGTCTCGTTCTCAACCTGCTTTTGATAAGCTTCCGCAAATGCCGGAAGACGCATGTTTTTCAGCTTCCTTGTTGTCTCATTCTTCATGGCTTCCACCTCCATAATAAGATGCACCTCTTACGCAGGCATACTTATTGGATGATGAGGAATAAGATTGGAGAGTTCCATCCCCCTTTTTATCTTGACCGGATTCGAGTATCAGTCTAATATTTTTATACCGGGGGTTGGGAATTCGGATAAGTGCTATTCTGCATGCGTTTTCCAGGCGTTCAGGCGAGTATTTGTCTGCCAGTTTTAACAGGGACAGGCAACCCTTGTAAGCCTGTTCCTCTACCCGGTATGAATCAAACAGTTTTTGCACAACTTCTTTTGTGGAATCCCCAATACCTGCAGCCCATTTCAGGAAACGTGCAGAATCCCACTCACTGTAACGCTGGTGGTTTGCCGGCATATGGTCAATTACCGTGGAATACTGCCCACGTCTCCCGTAAAGGTGCTTATGGCTGCAAATACGGGAACCTCTTTGTAGAAGACTTCAATCATGTTTTTGGTGTATCTTACATCTACTTTTTTCTTAATGTACTCATAGGGGATGGAATAATTCTGGTAATCTATCGCTATATGGTAGTTTAGTTGCACGGTAGCAGTTTTCCATTGCGCGAATTCATAAGGATATTGGGGTAAAGGCTACATGACTGGGAACTCTTCTTCCATAAATATAGAATAACGGCTTCCGTCTCTCTTCTGAAATTTATTGTGGTTAAAACGATCCAGTTCCTTCCTGATGACCGCATTCATCTCATTGAGATCAAAGAACTGACGGTTGCGCAGTTTGGCGATGATGTGGGATGTTACCTGCCCCGCTGTCCCTTCTACAGCAGCTTTATCCTGATTATCTTGAATTCAAGATAATCCTGAGGGGCTTTTACCCGG
Proteins encoded in this region:
- a CDS encoding ATP-binding protein — protein: MKNETTRKLKNMRLPAFAEAYQKQVENETEYQSLSFHERLALLADAEFDSRHNNNIRCLIKNAKFTNSSAFLGNIEYLPDRHLNRDLLESLADNEYIRQRLNVILIGATGCGKTYISNTLGVNACHAGYKTRYIRLPELFSEFEAARVQGKYQQLMKQYQKYSLMILDEFLLIPASDTEQRDLLELMESRCGQSFTIICYQFIPEGWHERLGDSALADSILDRIIPSAYTMIIDGDVSMRQRKRRIPE
- a CDS encoding cyclic lactone autoinducer peptide, giving the protein MKRYILSMIVCLASLTAFIGIHPTSLCTLYQPEVPEELLK
- a CDS encoding IS1634 family transposase: MDLQPILEQLAKLPPEALMKIMPELKVEVPKANPSGAVLIGVFLARSLGIGKIIDDFIDEEYVTYEHLREERSNGSNCRVSTGLACEIMIGDMLGRNKDLTRLYKFEEACENWQVETILGIPAKKFNDDKMGRALDTLNSNAKYMANVLQDVVLSASKRFDIPLNTFYNDTSSVPVYGDMENNDKVQYGYGGMPGLKQLILNLTISAGASLPVTSTIDPGNVQGGNTFERSFEKVKEITDGQEFEMIIDRGILTQDNMHLMLTNSNKKALFIGPLKDELSKNWVLEQLDNTEKDDFVSIEYRSKKEIERNLTKHYVAFETEYTFKVEIDPLSKDKKDKKRRKKGERKFVIHTIRAIIYCDLNKKPKEEERRQKRITSTEDALVELNSKLNKRNLITKEACEKAVDNIFKGQPEMRRLFNVEIGLNQHDALVMSWSKDEAIIPELEKTDGIFVLLTNHDKEKVDANELLTRYRSRNDIEISFRFLKGSLDLQQVFLRNPERVDAYCFLKVLAMLVINLAAWLLARNYKKMSTQKLQKELGDLTISEQRLQPIGVRHWNGTNIPNSIDVLVNLFNLPHPLELIEIINSSINFSYYIEKWFNDNLKK
- a CDS encoding accessory gene regulator ArgB-like protein; amino-acid sequence: MIHTWSVCLARYLGSELNLDKSRVSIISYGLEVLIGGFFKLIIYIVVPLFLGVFNQFAAAFLCSALLRLPSGGPHCSAYYKCLINTLVIYLTIAVTATYLSLSPLPVQAVLWFGLGLAFMVFYKLAPVDVKEKPIKSEKRRRCLKIISCIIVVVYFIFFSYWRFSQDIMWACSMAVIFHTFTLTWSGQRFIGKLDKLL
- a CDS encoding sensor histidine kinase, which gives rise to MQMTAKKTMEQLAVLLLIETCLALLAARVINFYENQMTASDVLISIMAVLNFGICLFIAKWIYKVEIIHEKVSTQNECLKSTEEALKIMRSERHDFINHLQTIYGLIVTGEHNEAVGYIKDIGVDCKFNSQILNIQNPYIRILLQNKKNLTSAKNITFKLKVESNLMYLNIIPTAVTTVFGNLLDNAIDAVMECGTEYRKIISFEISETNTGYHFLIQNTGPPINEEIEQDIFKEGFSTKGTGRGYGLVLVKKTVNEYDGRVFYDREAKGFSVILPKRED
- a CDS encoding accessory gene regulator B family protein — translated: MLLEKKNVLVYGLEYIICSLVKILSLLLGSWILGIFPEAIAFLLT
- a CDS encoding Druantia anti-phage system protein DruA, with the translated sequence MLPWVKVPHLASHLLARIAKRISNNWICKYGHPILMLETFVEQDRFQGICYRAANWLRVGQTQGLSRHDRNRTLQVPVPPCYQ
- a CDS encoding Mu transposase domain-containing protein → MQLNYHIAIDYQNYSIPYEYIKKKVDVRYTKNMIEVFYKEVPVFAAISTFTGDVGSIPR
- a CDS encoding LytR/AlgR family response regulator transcription factor; amino-acid sequence: MRVIIAEDNPVEMRYLKNLLSRESDIEIIGEVSDGWEATKMISKLQPEVAFLDISMPGISGMDLVRKFDGRVIIVLVTAHHEYALDAFEAGSMDYLLKPVEPERVSLTIRRLRKILSRKTRYSGRININTKDSIIAVEIDSIIFIEKVPLAKKIKIQTVNNEYIVSGTLNEFEDKLKSLGFIRTHKSFIINPDKLEKMIPWGDKSYLAKMHGVKKEALVSRKYAGMVKSAIKW